Part of the bacterium genome, AAAACCGAAGACCTAAGCGGTGAAATTTACGGCGTGTTTCTTCTATAGTTCTTCTCGTTTCTCCCGGTGCAAATATACCAGCAAATGCTATCACCCTCGGGATACCCTGCTGACGACATATATTGACAGCCCGCTCCACATCAGTCCAGACAATTTGTTTATTGAACTCTTCCAGCACTGAGTTCACAGCAGATTCAACTCCCAGTTCAATCTTGTAGCAACCTGAATGAGCCAGTGCCACAGCAATTTCTTCATCGACACAATCAACCCGTGTCTGGATTACATAGGGAACTTTATATCGACCAAGTAACCGACATAATTCAATTGTTTGCTTCTTATCCAGGGTAAAAGTAAGGTCTTCGAAGAAAAGACATTTACATCCTTGCACTTCAATAAGTTGGTGCAATATCTTTTCCATTGAAGTTAAGGAGTGGGAACGAATTTTGAACGGTGCCAGGACACGAAAACAGAATCTACAGTTGAACGGACAACCTCGACTACACATTAACACCCCTACTCTTCCAAATGGAAGTTTCTCAAAAATTTGCTCACATCGTCTTGAATCATACAAAAAAAAGTCAAATAATTCATAATTTGGCTCCGCCAAAATCTCTAAATATTTCGGTCCAAGTCTTCTATCATTACCTTCCAGAGCCTGTTCAATTACCCCTTCCGGCTCACCTATAATAACGCAATCAGCTTCGGAGAAATCATCGGGTGCCACAGTAGCATGGGGTCCATAAACTATAGCCCGAGCACCAGCCTGATGAGCGGCATGTATTGACTCGTGCACATGTCCCACAAATGTCTGGCTACACCGCCAGTGACTGTATGGTGCGGTATTTACCACCACCACATCATACGGTTTTAAGTTGATGTCTTCGGGGTGTAGTGCCAGAGCATGAGCATCAAGTATGGAAACATCAACCTTGTCTCGCAAAACTCCAGCAAGATAAGCAAAGTCCAGTGGAAGTATGCTATATCTACCAATATTGGCTGGTGTGAATGAAACATATGACCTCAGATGTTGAGGAACATACCGATTTATATCTCTATACGGATTAAGGAGTAATACTTTCATATAGTTATCCCTTGATGGGAAGATTTCTTCCGACTAATACGCCGATATACCTGAATCATCTGTTCTACCGTTTGATTCCAGGAGAAATGACTGATGGCGAAAGAATGAGCCTCTTGTCCTAATTGTTGGCGTTTATTCTTATTATTGATTAACTCTACTAAGGACTCTTCTACCATACCAATATTGTCTGGAGGTAACAGAATAGCTCCATTGGTTAATAACTTTGGAAGTGGTCCCACTGCATAAGTTATTACCGGTATGCCTGCCGCCATAGCTTCAGTGAACACCAACCCGAAAGACTCATCTTTAGTTAAAAGTGCAAATATATCCGAATTAGTATACCAATACTCCAATTCATCTTGTGAAATATGCCCCATTAGATGCACTCTATCTTGAAGATGATGTTCATTAACTACCTGCTGAATCTTTTCCATGTCACCGCCGTCATCACCGACGAGAATCAACTGACAGGCTGATTGTATCCTATCCTGTATCCGTAAAAAACAGCAAACTAAATTCATCTGTCCCTTCTTGGCACATAACCTTCCCACAGATAATATTGTTACAGGATGGTTGTTTTCTATTTGATGAGGCTGTTTAGGAACTTCAGAACCAAGCGGTATTATTACTATTCGACTTTCGGAAAGGTGAAAGTATTGTTTCACTACTTCCTTCCCATACTGTGATACCACATGGACTATATCAACATGATTCGCCAACCACCTGTTGAACCATAAAAATGGATATGTGCCTATGGAAAGGTGGAAATCGTGGACGAAAATAGTCATAATTTGTGCTGAGTATTTCTGGCTTAGAAAATAAGATTGCAAATTGGGTAAAAACCAATCATAAACCATATAATGGATATGTGTTGGTTGAAAACTCTGGATAACCTTTTTCATATTATGCCCGAACAATCCAGTATCGAGGTGATAAAAATATGGCATCTTTTCAGGAAAAAACCGCAAGCGAAAAACAGTCGCTCCATCTATTTGCTCTTGTGCTTGCAAACCTGTCATAATCTCAGCGGGATATCTGTAGTAACTGGTGAGAATTCCCAAAACCTCTACATCAGAATCCATACACAACCGCTGACATAATTGTTCAACCACGCGTTCCACTCCACCTAAGTAAGGTTTGTAACAGGGTGTAACGAATAATATTCTCATGATTTTTCCCGCACACTCCGAATAAAAGTCTGAATTTGTCTGGGCTGAATTGCTCCTGTAACTATTATACCTATTCCATAAAATAATACCGCCAGCAATCCTCCCCAAACAGTATCAAATAATCTGATGTGTTGAATAACAACTAAGCTGATGGTAACTGAAATAACTACCTTAACCAATATCCACCACTTTAAATGATAACCAATAAAGTGCTGTATGACAAACAATGCCAGAATTACTAATGTGATTTCTCTCATACATGTAGCGACTGCGGCACCTATGTAACTGAATCGCGGAATTAATAGAATATTAAGAGTTGCATTGATGATTACCCCACCCATACCAAAGGCAAGCGAAAACCATTGTTGTCGTATAATAATGAACATAGGTCCTATTATAGCACTGAGGTGCATAATAGTGATTGTCAGAGCCAATATCCTCAAAGCGGGTGTGGCTTCTACTGCCTCTGGACCAAACAAATTCATAAGAAAGCCAGCCCCGGCTACTACTCCACAAAATGTTGCCCCAGCTAACAGAATAGAACAGTCCATTCCCTGCTGATATAATTTCCTCAGGTCGTCCATGCGGTGACCCCAGTAAGACGATAATATGGGATATAAGGTGGTCATCAGAGCAGTAGGGATGAGCACCAACGGTAGCATAAACCGATAGGCGGCGGAATAGAGACCAACCGATTTCCAACTATCCATCCAGGAAAGCATAAATATGTCCAGGCTGGTGTAGATACTGACCATGAACATAGATATACCTATTGGCAAGGCGGCGATAAACCCCTTTCGAATATCAACAGTATTCCATCGCTCAATGTATAAATTGTAATCCCGGCGTCCTAAGGCAAATGCCACCAGAAAATAGACCATTCGTGAACATACAAAGGCAATAAATATGACCGAGAGTCCTCCGCCAAAATAACAAACTTCAACCAAAAGTCCAAAAAACACCACTGTACTCACCAATTCAGCTATCATATCACACTGTATCTTAAGCATTGCTTTAAATAATCCCTTATATATAAATATCCCTCCAAAAAATACTAATTCCAGTCCACCTATGAGCCCGGCATAAACCACCTCCTTAGAATATCCCGATAGAACTAAGAGCCCAACAATCACTATATAGGCGACAATAATCTGGAGCATTTTGGAATATGTCAAAGCCGATAATAGTGATTGTTTTCGATATGGGTGTTGGTGAACTTCCCGAACAAAGATTTCATTTAGTCCAAAATCTAAAATGGTCTCACCAAAACTTAATATAATCAGAATGAGCGAATATTGTCCAAATCGTTCCCCTCCCCAAAAACGAAAAATGAGAAAATTACCGAGATACCTAAAAACGGTTATAATTATCCGGGCGATTACCTGCACACCGATATTTTTTAACACTGCCCAGTTAATATTTTTGGGCAATAGAGCAGTATGAACGCGTGTCTCTACCTCGTCAGTGTCATAGTTATTATCTTTGTTTGCTACTGGATTTTTATTCATTTGCCTGTTGAGTTTTTTGTAACCGTTCAGCCACAGAGGCACAGAGTTCACAAAGAATTAGAGAAATTAGCCACAAATGGACACGAATTAACCTGTGACATTCGATAAATGTAGTGCGAACCTTATTGCTTTTTCATAAATAGGTTCCTCTTTTGGGGAGAGCGATAGCAAGAAGAACTTTAATGTAAATATCAAAATGCAAATATCAAAATTACAAT contains:
- a CDS encoding radical SAM protein; its protein translation is MKVLLLNPYRDINRYVPQHLRSYVSFTPANIGRYSILPLDFAYLAGVLRDKVDVSILDAHALALHPEDINLKPYDVVVVNTAPYSHWRCSQTFVGHVHESIHAAHQAGARAIVYGPHATVAPDDFSEADCVIIGEPEGVIEQALEGNDRRLGPKYLEILAEPNYELFDFFLYDSRRCEQIFEKLPFGRVGVLMCSRGCPFNCRFCFRVLAPFKIRSHSLTSMEKILHQLIEVQGCKCLFFEDLTFTLDKKQTIELCRLLGRYKVPYVIQTRVDCVDEEIAVALAHSGCYKIELGVESAVNSVLEEFNKQIVWTDVERAVNICRQQGIPRVIAFAGIFAPGETRRTIEETRRKFHRLGLRFYPNIWFPYPGTILYEKAVQDGLISNIGADWTKLLLLAGTIGTNYTADHLRQICQQIEYSEWIREKMLKIPHVIKRIGKTLVTVQAIYQKCKKGDKEIRVIWR
- a CDS encoding glycosyltransferase family 4 protein, with the protein product MRILFVTPCYKPYLGGVERVVEQLCQRLCMDSDVEVLGILTSYYRYPAEIMTGLQAQEQIDGATVFRLRFFPEKMPYFYHLDTGLFGHNMKKVIQSFQPTHIHYMVYDWFLPNLQSYFLSQKYSAQIMTIFVHDFHLSIGTYPFLWFNRWLANHVDIVHVVSQYGKEVVKQYFHLSESRIVIIPLGSEVPKQPHQIENNHPVTILSVGRLCAKKGQMNLVCCFLRIQDRIQSACQLILVGDDGGDMEKIQQVVNEHHLQDRVHLMGHISQDELEYWYTNSDIFALLTKDESFGLVFTEAMAAGIPVITYAVGPLPKLLTNGAILLPPDNIGMVEESLVELINNKNKRQQLGQEAHSFAISHFSWNQTVEQMIQVYRRISRKKSSHQGITI
- a CDS encoding flippase, which encodes MNKNPVANKDNNYDTDEVETRVHTALLPKNINWAVLKNIGVQVIARIIITVFRYLGNFLIFRFWGGERFGQYSLILIILSFGETILDFGLNEIFVREVHQHPYRKQSLLSALTYSKMLQIIVAYIVIVGLLVLSGYSKEVVYAGLIGGLELVFFGGIFIYKGLFKAMLKIQCDMIAELVSTVVFFGLLVEVCYFGGGLSVIFIAFVCSRMVYFLVAFALGRRDYNLYIERWNTVDIRKGFIAALPIGISMFMVSIYTSLDIFMLSWMDSWKSVGLYSAAYRFMLPLVLIPTALMTTLYPILSSYWGHRMDDLRKLYQQGMDCSILLAGATFCGVVAGAGFLMNLFGPEAVEATPALRILALTITIMHLSAIIGPMFIIIRQQWFSLAFGMGGVIINATLNILLIPRFSYIGAAVATCMREITLVILALFVIQHFIGYHLKWWILVKVVISVTISLVVIQHIRLFDTVWGGLLAVLFYGIGIIVTGAIQPRQIQTFIRSVREKS